A genomic window from Limibacillus sp. includes:
- a CDS encoding winged helix DNA-binding protein yields the protein MSKRQSGGTRIVGSSHLVAEEAAELSELEFGLITAGNAFNRWIVRCMAAAGWPELSATDVLVLHSVNHRDRPKRQGDICFVLNIEDTHTVTYALKKLQRLGLVEGARQGKETFWSASAEGLKACKRYRELREACLLEVFQAFAGGRREALAEETGEAAELLRAFSGLYDQAARAAASL from the coding sequence ATGAGTAAGCGTCAGAGCGGCGGCACGCGCATCGTCGGATCCTCCCACCTGGTCGCGGAGGAGGCGGCGGAGCTGAGCGAGCTGGAGTTCGGCCTGATCACCGCGGGCAACGCCTTCAACCGCTGGATCGTGCGCTGCATGGCCGCGGCGGGCTGGCCGGAGCTTTCGGCCACCGATGTTCTGGTCCTGCATTCTGTCAATCACCGGGACCGGCCCAAGCGGCAGGGCGACATCTGCTTTGTCTTGAACATCGAGGACACCCACACCGTCACCTATGCGCTGAAGAAGCTGCAGCGCCTGGGCCTGGTGGAAGGCGCGCGGCAGGGCAAGGAGACCTTCTGGAGCGCGAGCGCCGAGGGCCTGAAGGCCTGCAAGCGCTACCGCGAGCTGCGCGAGGCCTGTCTTTTGGAGGTCTTCCAGGCCTTCGCGGGTGGACGGCGCGAGGCGCTGGCGGAGGAGACGGGGGAGGCGGCGGAACTGCTGCGCGCCTTCTCGGGACTCTACGATCAGGCGGCGCGCGCCGCCGCCTCGCTCTAG